The nucleotide window GTTTGTCACCTTCGCTGATGGCGGGCAGAAACTTCTGCACCATCAGGGTCTGGGCGCCGTCCTTGTTGAGCGTCTCGATGATGCCGCCCAGATTCAGGCCATCGTCCTTGACACGGAAGATGCCCATGCCGCCCATGCCATCCAGCGGTTTCAGGATGATGTCGCGGTGCTCTGCGTGGAAGGCACGCACAGCGTCCGGCACACGCGTAACCAGCGTAGGGCCGATGAACTGCGGGAACTCCAGAATCGCCAGTTTCTCGGGGTGGTCGCGCAGCGCACGGGGCTTGTTGAAGACCTTGGCGCCTTCGCGCTCGGCCTGCTCCAGCAGATGGGTGGCGTAGAAAAATTCACTGTCGAACGGCGGGTCCTTGCGCATGACCACGGCGCCAAAGTCCTTGACCTCCCACACCGCAGGCGCGGCCTCGGTAAACCAGACATCGGGCTGGCCCGTAAGCGTGAGGGCACGCACGCGCGCCTGCACGCTCCCACCGCGCTGCCACACCAGCTGGCGCGGCTCACACGCGAAGATGCGGTGGCCGCGGCGCTGGGCCTCGCGCATCATCGAGAACGTGGTGTCCTTGTAGATCTTGAACGACTCCAGCGGGTCGGCCACAAACAAAATGTCCAGGGGTGTTTTCATGCTTTGGATTTTCCGAAATGTTGTACCAGGAGCGCCAGTGCGCCAGCGACCACGCCCCAGAAGGCCGAACCTACGCCCGCAATGACCACGCCACTGAGTGTGACCAGAAAAGTGATGAGCGCAGCTTCGCGGTTGGTGTCGTCCTTCAGTGCCGCCGTTAAAGCACCGCCAATGGTGCCCAGCAAAGCCAGCCCCGCAATCGCGGCCACCAGCTCTTTGGGGAATGCCGTCAGCACACCGGTGATGGCAGCGCCAAACAGGCCGATCACCAGGTAGATGGCGCCACACGATACGGCCGCGGTGTAGCGGCGGTCCGGGTTGGCGTGTGCTTCGGGCCCCATGCAGATCGCTGCAGTAATAGCGCTGAGGTTGATGGCGAATGCGCCAAACGGCGCCAGCACCAGCGTGGCCAGCCCGGTGAGCGTGATGACCTTGGAGATGGGAATGCCCGCATCACCCCCTTGCGCACGGCGGTCGGCATAGCCCGCAGCCTGGATGGCCGCCACGCCCGGCAGGTTCTGCGAGGCCATGGTCACGACAAACAGCGGCAGCGACAGGCTGATGAAGGCTGCCACCGAAAACTGCGGGGCCACAAATACCGGCCATGTGATACCAAAAGCAATGTCCACCGGCTTGAAACCTGCGCCAACAGCTACGAAAACAATAGCAACCAGCAGGGTCAGCGGCACCGCGTAACGCGGCATGAAACGCTTGCCCAGCAAATACGCCAGCACCATGGTGGCGACCAGCGGCAAGGCGGTTTGCGCAGCACCAAAACCGGACAGACCAAACCGCGCCAGCACGCCGGCCAGCAGCGCCGAGGCCAGCGCCAGCGGAATGCGGTTCATCACGCGCTCAAACCAGCCGGTGGCGCCCACCAGCGTAATCAACAGCGCGCACAGGATAAAAGCGCCCACGGCGTCGGCCATGTTGAAGCCACCGGCCAGACCGGCCGAGGCCAGCACCGCTGCGCCCGGTGTGCTCCAGGCCACCATCACGGGCTTCTTGAGCCACAGCGAGGGCACCAGGGTGCACAGCCCCATGCCAATGCTCAGCGCCCACATCCACGAGGCGATGATTTCAGGGCTGGCACCAAAGGCCTGTGCGGCCTGGAAAACGATGGCAACGGAACTGGTGAAACCGACAAGCACGGCCACAAAACCGGCGGTCGCCGCCGAGAGGCTGAGGTCTTTGAAAAATTGCATGCGGGCCATTGTGACACCGCATGCATGCCCTTGATGGGCGGTGCGGTACCCGCTAAATTTCGATCTTCGAGCCCAGCTCCACCACCGAGTTGTTGGGCAAGTTCAGGAAGTCGGCCGCGCCACTGGCGTTGTGGTGCATCTGCGCAAACAGTTTTTCGCGCCAGGGCGCCATGCCGTCGCCCAGCGTGGGCACCACGGTGTCGCGCGAAAGGAAGTAGCTGGTTGTCATGGCTTCCAGCTCACAGCCCCGGCCCTTGATCTGCTGCAGTGCCTTGGGGATGTCAGGGTCGTTCTTGAAACCGTAGTGCAACACCACCTGCCAGCAGTCATGGCCCAGGGATTCGATCTGCAAGCGTTTATCCATGCCGATCCACGGGATCTCGTGGTTGCGTACGGTGACAAACAGGTTGTTGGCGTGCAGCACCTTGTTGTGTTTGAGGTTGTGCAGCAGCGCGTTCGGCACGGTGCCGACCTCAGAGGTCAGGAACACCGCGGTACCTTCCACACGAACGGGCGGCACCACAAACACGGCTTCCAGAAAACTCTTGAGGTCGATCGCGTCAGCGCGCAGCTTGGCATTGAGCAGGTGGCGGCCATCTTTCCAGGTCATCATGAGTGTGAAGATGGCACCGCCAATCATCAGCGGGAACCAGCCGCCGTCAAACAGCTTGAGCAGGTTGGATGCCCAGAAGGCAAAGTCCACCACAAAGAAGAAACCGGTCGCCGCCACGCACAGCCACAGCGGGTACTTCCAGCTGTAGCGCACGACGTAGAAGGTCAGCACCGTGGTGATCAGCATGTCGGTGCACACGGCAATACCGTAGGCACCGGCCAGGTTGCTGGACGACTTGAACATCACCACCGCCAGTGCGATGGCCACAAACAAGCCCCAGTTCACAAACGGCAGGTAGACCTGCCCGGTGTCGCGCACGCTGGTGTGTTCGATCTGCAAACGCGGCAGGTAGCCGAGCTGGATGACCTGCTTGGTCACCGAGAAAGCGCCCGAGATCAGCGCCTGCGACGCGATCACCGTGGCCATGGTGGCCAGGATGACCAGGGGGATCAGCGCCCAGTCGGGCGCCATCAGGAAGAACGGGTTTTTGACGGCTGCCGGGTTTTGCAACAGCAGCGCACCTTGGCCAAAATAATTGATCACGAGCGCCGGCATGACCACCGAAAACCAGGCCAGGCGGATCGGCTTTTTGCCGAAGTGGCCCATATCGGCATACAACGCTTCGGCCCCCGTGACGCACAAGACCACAGCGCCCAGGATGATGAAGGTGATGCCCGGGTTGTTCCACATGAAGCCCAGCGCGTAGTGCGGGCTGATGGCCCACAGGATTTCCGGGTGGTCCACGATGTGCATCGCGCCCAGCAGCGCCAGCACGGTAAACCACACCAGCGTGATGGGGCCAAAAAACTTGCCAATGCCGCTGGTGCCACGTTTCTGGACAAAAAACAGGCCAAACAGGATCAGCAGCGTGATGGGGATAACAAATTTCTTGGAGGCCGGCGTGATGACCTCCAGGCCTTCCACCGCCGACAGCACCGAGATGGCCGGGGTGATGACACCGTCACCGTAAAAAAGGCAGGTGCCAAAGATGCCCACGATCAGCAGCACGCGCCGCAACTGGGGCCGGTGTTTGACCGACATGGAGGCCAGCGCCAGCATGGCGACCAGCCCGCCCTCGCCGTTGTTGTCGGCCCGCAGCACCAGCACCACGTACTTGATGGAGACGATGACCGTCAGCGTCCAGAAGAAGATGGACAGGATGCCGTAGACATTGTCGGTGGTGAAGGGCACATGGCCGGAGCCAAAGACCTCTTTCATCGCGTACAGGACACTGGTACCGATGTCTCCGTAGACGACACCGATGGCGCCGAGGGTGAGCGCCGCGAGAGACGATTTGGATGCTGACACAAAATCACCCGGCTGCAGCCTGCCGCCGGGGTCCGTTCCATTTGGGATCGCTATTTTGCGCCCGGCCAGCCCCCTCGCCGGGCTGAAAAGGGCTATTTTTCATGCCCTTCAAAGGATGTTGCAGTGCAGCAACCCGGCCCTTGACAGGCCGCGTCGGAACCTAGCTGTACTGCTCGGCTTCGGGGTCGGTGGCTTCCAGCTCGTAGCTGGCGGCCAGCATGGCCAGGCGGCCGATCACGCCGTACATGTAGAAGCGGTTGGGCGCGCTGGCACCGGGTTTGATGCCTGGCTGAGGTAAGTGCGTACTCTCGGCAAAAGCCAGCGGAACGTAGCTGGAGCCTGGTGCGTTGAGGCTTTCGTCCACACCCCGCTCGGCATGCACGCGGTAAAAACCGCCCACCACGTAACGGTCCATCATGTAGACCACGGGCTCGGCCACGGCGTCGTTCATGCGTTCGTTGGTCAGCACACCTTCCTGGATGATCAGTTCGCAGGGGCCTTGCAGGCTGGTCTTGCCGGCCATGGTGCCGCGCAGGGTGGCCAACTCTTTGGCATCGCGCACGGTCATGATGCCCATGCCGCTGCTGCTGTTGTCGGCCTTGACGATGACAAACGGCTTTTCCTTGATGCCGTATTCCTTGTATTTCTTCTTGACCTTGGTCAGCATCGCGTCCACCCGGCTGGTCAGCGCGTCCAGACCGGCGGGGCTGCCGCAATCCACGCTCTCGCACTTGTCGAACATCGGGTTGATCAGCCAAGGGTCCACACCAATCAACTTGCCAAAACGCTTGGACACTTCTTCGTAACACTTGAAGTGGGTGCTCTTGCGCCGCGTGGCCCAGGCCGCGTGCAGGGGCGGCAGCAGGTATTGCTCGTGCAGGTCTTCCAAGATGCCTGGCACACCGGCGCTCAGGTCGGTGTTGAGCAGGATGGTGCAGGGATCAAAGTCCTTGACGCCCAAGCGCCCTTTGGTGCGCACCACAGGCTCCAGCGTGATGGACTCGCCGCCGGGCAGTTCGATCACCGTGCTTTTCTTGACGTCCGGACTGATGGAGCCAATGCGCACATTGAGTCCCGCCATGTGGAAGATGCGGCGCAACTGGGCCAGATTGCTCAGGTAGAAGGTGTTGCGCGTGTTGTTCTCAGGAACGATCAGCAGGTTGCGCGCCTCGGGGCAGATTTTCTCAATCGCCGCCATGGCCGCCTGCACCGCCAGCGGCAGCATGGATGGGGTCAGGTTGTTCCAGCCACCGGGGAACAGGTCGGTATCGACCGGCGCCAGCTTGAAGCCGGCATTGCGCACGTCGACCGCGGAATAGAAGGGCGGTGTGTGCTCCATCCACTCCAGGCGAAACCAGCGCTCGATGGCGGGCATGGAGTCCAGCACGCGCTGCTCCAACTCATTGATGGGGCCGGTAAGGGCAGTGACGAGGTGCGGGACCATACAGCGCTTTCAAATAGGGAGACCCATTTTAGGGGTCGCACCTAGATGATGATTCGCGGCCGGATTTCAAGTCCGCAGGATTCGCCCTGCAAGCAGCACTTCGCCGACGCGCGTCGTCAGACGCGCACCTCCCCGTCCCCCAGCACCACGTACTTCAGCGACGTCAGCCCCTCAATGCCCACGGGACCGCGGGCGTGGAACTTGTCGGTGCTGATGCCGATCTCCGCGCCCAAGCCAAACTCGAAACCATCGGCAAAACGCGTGCTGGTGTTGACCATCACGCTGGCTGAGTCCACCTCACGCAGGAATCGCTGCGCGTGCATGTGGTCGCGCGTGAGGATGGCGTCGGTGTGGTGGCTGCTGTACTGGTTGATGTGGGCAATGGCTTCGTCAATGCCCTCCACCACCTTGATGCTGATGATGGGCGCCAGGTACTCCTCGAACCAGTCGCTCTCTTGCGCCGGCACTAGCTTGGGCTCCAAAATTGCTCCTGGTTTGATAGCTGCTTGCGCACTACCCATGGGGGCTAGAGGCACTTTTTGCTTCAAAATGGCCAGCGCTTCGGGGTCGCAGCGCATCTCAACGCCTTTGGCGGCGTAGACCGCGCCGATCAACGGCAGGAACTCCGCCGCCGCACCGCGCGCGACCAGCAGGCCTTCGGCGGCGTTGCAGGGGCTGTATTTGTTGGTCTTGGCGTTGTCCGCCACCTTGACCGCCATGGCGATGTCGCAGGGGTCGTCCACATACACATGGCAGTTGCCGTCCAGGTGTTTGATGACCGGCACCTTGGCGTCGCGGCTGATGCGCTCGATCAGGCCCTTGCCACCGCGCGGGATGATCACATCCACATACTGCGGCATGGCAATGAGCTGCCCCACCACTTCGCGGTCGGTGGTCTGCACCAGCTGCACCGCGTCGGCGGGCAAGCCGCTTTCCACCAGCGCCTGCTGCACCAGCTTGGCCAGTGCCTTGTTGGAGTCAATCGCCTCGGAGCCGCCGCGCAGGATGCAGGCATTGCCGCTTTTGATCGACAGGCTGGCCGCCTCAATCGTCACATTCGGGCGGCTCTCGAAAATCATGCCGAACACGCCAATCGGCACCCGCATCTGCCCCACGCGGATGCCGCTGGGCTGCTGCTTCATGCCAATGATTTCGCCAATCACATCCGCCATCGCCGCCAGTTGCTCGCAGCCTTGCGCACAGGTCTCCAGCACCTTGGGCGTCAATTTCAGCCGGTCCACCATGGGCGCGGACAGGCCATTGGCCATAGCCCGCTCGATGTCCTTGGCGTTGTCCACCTGCAGGGCGGCTGTGTTCTCGCGCAACAGCCGCGCCAGGGTGCGAAGCGCTACGTTTTTAGTAGCTGACTGCGCGCGCGCCATAAGGGCAGAAGCCACTTTTGCCTGTGAACCCAGGGCGTGGGTGTATTCGGTGATGTTGGTCGCATTCATGGGGGGATTTTCGCAGATTGCAACTGTTGACTTACATGTGCTTTCAGTCCGAAGGTCAAAAACTGCTCTGGTTGCGCATTCAGCTACGCTGCGACACTAATTTCTGAAGCTCTACCTTAGATGTCTCATCAAGAAGATCAAAAACTGTCTTTCCATCCATTCTTTTGTGTCTCGCATCTGCGCCAGCCGATAGCAACAACGCAGCGATTTCACGAAATGCAGTCATATTGAAGCTGCCTGCTGCCCACATCAAAGGCGTTGCGCCATCACCATCAAACTGATTGGGATTGGCCCCGCTATCCATTAGTAGCCTGACGGCATTCGTGTTTCCTTTGCCAGAGGCAATCATCAGAGCGCTCACCCCGCCATGGGTCTGGGCATTCACATTTGCGCCTTTCTCCAATAGCTTCTTAATAACAAAGCCACGTACTTCTTTTCGCCCTTGTCCTATGTCGCCCTCACCCACGGCGTACATCAATGTCGTTTGTCCAGATGCATTAATAGCTTTCGCGTCTGCTCCCACATCCAAAAGCATTGTTGTTAGACCGAAGTCACCAACTGTAGACGTCCCCTCCGATTTCAACGCAAGCAGCAGAGGGGACTCACCCCGCTTATTTTGGACGTTGACATTGGCACCGCGCTGAATGAGCGCATTCATTACATCCATGCGTCCATATTGGGTGGCAAACAGCAGTGCACTAGTGCCTTCTGAATCCAAATCGTTAACCGCGATACCGTTTTCCAGAAGAAAATCGACCATTTGAGGGTGTGTCACCCAAAACAATGCCGTCTCCCCATTTCGAGTCTTCGCTTGGACATTTGCTCCGGCAGCAATCAATTTCTTTACAAGCGGCAATGGAGCGTCCTCTTTGTTCACAGCATCCATCAATGCCGTCCAACCGTCCTTTGCCGAAATATTGACATTCACTTTTTTTGCCAAGAATGCATCCACCAACTGTGAATCTCCAAAGCGGCGGATAACCAACATCAGTGGCGTTTGACCATTGACCGGGCTTACTCCTGCAGGATCTCCGCCATTTGCCAATAAGAGTTCAATAGCTGACTTTGGCGCAGCAAAGCATGCAGAAAAGAACAGACTGACTCCGAAGGCATTTTTTTGATTGGGGTCTTCCCCTTTTTGCAGCAGCTCTCGAATTTTTTCACCATCTCCACGCAACACGGCTTCACCAAGCGTTTGTGCATTCAACGTGAACGTTATGAGCGCCGCCATGCAAAAAAATACGAATTTATTCATGTCAACTTGCCTTTGAGAGGTCTCAATATATTGCTTACGGACCTAGACGTCCGGTGTGGGCTGCAGAAGTTGCTACGCACCAATCTCAGTATTTGCCAATTAACGGCAGCACTGTAAAAGTGCTACTTTACTTACGTAGCGTTGGTAAAAGAGAGCGAAGCCAATACTCCTTACCCATCAATTAGCGCGAACGGTTTTGGAAATTCCCGGCACCCGCAGGCGCCACCGCACACAGGCCACACAGCTGCAACGCCAACCGATGCAGTGCCTGCCAGCCCGTGGTCGGCCAGTCGGGCTGTTTGAGGCCTTTGACAATGCCGTCCACCACGTGCGCGGACTGCAGCAGTTCGGCCAACTTGCTTTCCGACAAACGTGGCAGCACGCGCTCAAACAGGCGTTCGCGCGGGCCCCAGATACGGTTCTCGCGCAGGGCCATAGGCAGGGGTCGGCCTTCGGCGATGGCGTCTTTCACGCGTTTCAAGGCGCGGATGTCTTCGGCCAGTGTGTAGTGCACCAGCACCTCGGCTTCGCCTTCGGCCTGCAGGCCGTCGAGCATGCGCTGCACGCGCTGGGCTTGGCCAGCCAGTACGGCTTCGCTGAGTTTGAACACGTCGTAACGCGCGACATTGAGCACGGCGCTTTCCACCTGTTCGAACGTCAACACACCACCATTGGCTTCGGCAGGAAACAGCAGCCCGAGTTTCTGGATTTCCTGGTGCGCGGCGAGCAGGTTGCCTTCCACACGGTCGGCGAAAAACTGCAGCGTGCGCTGGCCTTGTTCACCAGGCTCCACACGCTGACCCTGCGCACCCAGGCGTTGGGCGATCCAGGTGGGCAGCGCATTACGCTCCACCGGACTCACTTCCAGCGTGACACCGTTGCCATCCAGTGCGCCGAACCAGGCGCTGGATTTGGTCATCTTGTCCAGGCGCGGCAGCAACACGATGGTGAGCAACGTGTCGTTGCCCTGCGCCGCAACGGCTAACTGCTGCAAGGCAACGCTGCCATCCTTGCCGGGCTTGCCACTGGGGATGCGGATTTCAACGATTTGTTTGTCGGCAAACAGGCTCAGACTGCCGCCTGCGGCCAGCACTTCGCTCCAGTCGAAGTGGGCACCGGCCACAGTGTGTGAGGTGCGTTCGGTGTAGCCCTGTTCGCGCGCCACGGCGCGGATGGCATCGAGCGCTTCCTGCTGCAGCAGCGGTTCGTCGCCGTGCAGCGTGTACAGGCTTTTGAGCCCGCGTTGCAGGTGGTTGGTGAGCTGGTTGGCGCCGATTTGCATGGTGCGAGTTTACAAGGCGCTCATCATTGAAGATAGGACTACGACCCCCTTCGTTCGGGCTGAGCTTGTCGAAACCCTCAACAAGGCTTGGCTCGTCAACGCTGTGTTTCGACAAGCGCAACGCGAACGGATTGCATCAGAAGAGCACCGAGGCTTCGACAGGCTCAGCCCAAACGGAGGTATGTGTCCGCGCCGCCTCAAGCCGCCAGTTCGAGTGTGCTGGCAGCCGGGGCCAATGCGGCGCACACCAGTTGCGTCGCCGCCTGGGCCGTGCGGCCGCCAAAGTCGCGCAGCGGGTTGTATTCGGTCAGCTCCATGGCGACAAAGCTCGGGTCTTGGCTGCAACCGGCCAGAACTTGCAACGCATCGGCCAGGCGGATGCCAGTTTCCACGGGTGTGCCGGTACCGGGCGCGTCCAGCGGGTCCAGGCCATCGAGGTCGAAGCTGATGCCCCAGCCCGCGGTACTGGCCTGCACACGTTGGCGCGCTTCTTCAAAACATGCGGCAAAGCCGCGCTCCAGCACCTCGGGCATGAACATCACACGCACGTTGAGTTGCGCCAACAGGTCGACTTCTGCCGGTTCGTAGCTGCGCGCGCCAATCACCACCACGTTCTGCGGTAAGAGCTTGCCCCTCCAGCCATACAGGCCGGTCATGCCTTCGGAGCCATGGCCCAGCAGTGCCGCTAGCGGCATACCGTGCGGCGCCTGGCTGTCGGAGGTGTCGGGCGTGTGCGCGTCCAGATGCGCGTCGATCCAGATCAGGCCCAGCGTGCCTTGTGGCCGCAATGTTTCGGCCACTGCGCTCCAAGTGCCTACAGCGCAGGAATGGTCGCCACCGACGACCAGTGGTTGTTGACCCAGGTGCAGCACCTTTTCCACTGCGGTGGCCAGTTCTCCGGAAAACGCTTCAATCGCGCCCAGGCGGCTGGTGGCCAGGCGTGGCTGCGCGGTGACGCTCTCGCCCCAAGTGACGGTACGGCCGGTGGCGGCCAGGCCCTGCGCGATGCCGTGTTCACGCAGCGCAGCAGCACCCCACTTGCAACCGCCATCGCTGGCGCCCTCGCCGACTTCGGCGCCAATCAGGTGCAGTACGCGGGCGTTCATGCGGCTTTGCGCAGCACAGGGCGTGCGGCGGTGGCACAACCAAACAGGTCCTTGGGGTCTTTCAGATCCGGCACCAGGTCAACCGTGCTACCGATGCCGAGCTTCTGCGCCAACTGGTGCACATAACGCAAGGCAGAGAGGTCTTCCAGCGCAAAACCAACCGAGTCAAACAGCGTGACTTGCTCTGCGTTGTCACGGCCCACTTGGGTACCCGCCAACACTTTCCACAAAGGATAGGTCTGGAAGTCCGCAGGCATTTGCTGCAGCTCGCCTTCCACGCGGGTCTGTGGCTCAAACTCCACGAACACCTTGGCACGGTCGAGGATGCTGGCCTGCAGTTCGGTCTTGCCGGGGCAGTCGCCGCCCACGGCGTTGAGGTGCATGCCGGGTTCGATCATGTCGGCGGTGAGGATGGTGGCGTTGGTCTTGTCGGCGGTGACCGTGGTCACGATGTCGGCGCTCTGTACGGCTTCGCGCGTGGAGGCGCAGCGCACGATTTTGAGCGCGCCGCTGTCGGTAAAGGGACGCAGGTTGGCGACCATCTTGTCGGTGGCTTGGCTGTCCACATCAAACACACGCAGCGTGGTGATGCCCAACTGGGTCATGAACGCAATGGCCTGGAACTCGCTTTGCGAGCCGTTGCCAATCAAGGCCATGGTCTTGCTGTTTGGGCGCGCCAGCGCCTTGGCCGCAATGGCCGATGTGGCGGCGGTGCGCAGTGCAGTGGTGATGGTCAACTCGCTGAGCAGTTCGGGGTAACCGGTGGCCACGTCGGCCAGCACACCAAAAGCCATCACGGTGGACAGGCCCTGCAGCGGGTTCTTGGGGTGGCCATTGACGTACTTGAACGCGTACAACGCGTCATCCGACACGGGCATCAGCTCGATCACGCCGTTGGTGCTGTGGTTGGCCGTGCGCGGAGATTTGTCAAAGTCTTCCCAGCGCAGAAAGTCTTCGCGAAGGGTATCGGCCATCTCGGCCATCATGCGGGCCGCGCCGTGTTGCAAAACCAGTTGCTGCATGTCCGCAACGTCGATGTAGCGTGTCATGACGCATCTCCTGAAGTATTCAGAAAATTGTAGGTTTGGGGGTACGACAGCAGCCGACGAAGCGGGTGCCGTAAAGGGCGCAAAACGCTGGCTTTGCGCGAGACAACTTCCGTTTCGGAAGTTTTGTGCAAAAGGCCGCGGTTCAGGCCCGGTCGCGGACCATCAGCGGAAAGCCCGCGAATTCCTTGACCGTTTGCAGCTCGGTGCTGGTGACCACCTTGTCGATGCCCAGGCCTACATCGTCAATCCAGGTGTTGGTGAGGTCGCGGTAGTGTGCCAGATCACGGCATGCCAAGCGCACCAGGTAGTCGTAGCGGCCGCTCACCAGGTAACAGGCAATCACCTCGGGACAGGCCACCATGGCCTGCTCAAAGCGTTGCACGGAGGCCTGGCGCTGGTCCTTGAGCGCGATCTCGGCGAACACCGAGACATGTTCGCCCAAAGCTGCGCGGTGCAGCATGGCGCGGTAGCCTTCGATCAGGCCATCTTCTTCGAGCCGGCGCACGCGGTTGAGCGTGGCGCGGGCCGACAAGTTGACCACCTCGGACAGCGCCTGCGCGCTCATGCGGCCATC belongs to Rhodoferax saidenbachensis and includes:
- the gshB gene encoding glutathione synthase encodes the protein MDILFVADPLESFKIYKDTTFSMMREAQRRGHRIFACEPRQLVWQRGGSVQARVRALTLTGQPDVWFTEAAPAVWEVKDFGAVVMRKDPPFDSEFFYATHLLEQAEREGAKVFNKPRALRDHPEKLAILEFPQFIGPTLVTRVPDAVRAFHAEHRDIILKPLDGMGGMGIFRVKDDGLNLGGIIETLNKDGAQTLMVQKFLPAISEGDKRVLVIGGKPVPFCLARIPQGGEVRGNLAAGGKGVALPLSADDRRIAEALGPILAARGLLLVGLDVIGDSLTEINVTSPTCFQEIHDQTGFDVPAMFVDALEAAVLALAR
- a CDS encoding benzoate/H(+) symporter BenE family transporter, coding for MQFFKDLSLSAATAGFVAVLVGFTSSVAIVFQAAQAFGASPEIIASWMWALSIGMGLCTLVPSLWLKKPVMVAWSTPGAAVLASAGLAGGFNMADAVGAFILCALLITLVGATGWFERVMNRIPLALASALLAGVLARFGLSGFGAAQTALPLVATMVLAYLLGKRFMPRYAVPLTLLVAIVFVAVGAGFKPVDIAFGITWPVFVAPQFSVAAFISLSLPLFVVTMASQNLPGVAAIQAAGYADRRAQGGDAGIPISKVITLTGLATLVLAPFGAFAINLSAITAAICMGPEAHANPDRRYTAAVSCGAIYLVIGLFGAAITGVLTAFPKELVAAIAGLALLGTIGGALTAALKDDTNREAALITFLVTLSGVVIAGVGSAFWGVVAGALALLVQHFGKSKA
- a CDS encoding potassium transporter Kup is translated as MSASKSSLAALTLGAIGVVYGDIGTSVLYAMKEVFGSGHVPFTTDNVYGILSIFFWTLTVIVSIKYVVLVLRADNNGEGGLVAMLALASMSVKHRPQLRRVLLIVGIFGTCLFYGDGVITPAISVLSAVEGLEVITPASKKFVIPITLLILFGLFFVQKRGTSGIGKFFGPITLVWFTVLALLGAMHIVDHPEILWAISPHYALGFMWNNPGITFIILGAVVLCVTGAEALYADMGHFGKKPIRLAWFSVVMPALVINYFGQGALLLQNPAAVKNPFFLMAPDWALIPLVILATMATVIASQALISGAFSVTKQVIQLGYLPRLQIEHTSVRDTGQVYLPFVNWGLFVAIALAVVMFKSSSNLAGAYGIAVCTDMLITTVLTFYVVRYSWKYPLWLCVAATGFFFVVDFAFWASNLLKLFDGGWFPLMIGGAIFTLMMTWKDGRHLLNAKLRADAIDLKSFLEAVFVVPPVRVEGTAVFLTSEVGTVPNALLHNLKHNKVLHANNLFVTVRNHEIPWIGMDKRLQIESLGHDCWQVVLHYGFKNDPDIPKALQQIKGRGCELEAMTTSYFLSRDTVVPTLGDGMAPWREKLFAQMHHNASGAADFLNLPNNSVVELGSKIEI
- the gshA gene encoding glutamate--cysteine ligase, producing the protein MVPHLVTALTGPINELEQRVLDSMPAIERWFRLEWMEHTPPFYSAVDVRNAGFKLAPVDTDLFPGGWNNLTPSMLPLAVQAAMAAIEKICPEARNLLIVPENNTRNTFYLSNLAQLRRIFHMAGLNVRIGSISPDVKKSTVIELPGGESITLEPVVRTKGRLGVKDFDPCTILLNTDLSAGVPGILEDLHEQYLLPPLHAAWATRRKSTHFKCYEEVSKRFGKLIGVDPWLINPMFDKCESVDCGSPAGLDALTSRVDAMLTKVKKKYKEYGIKEKPFVIVKADNSSSGMGIMTVRDAKELATLRGTMAGKTSLQGPCELIIQEGVLTNERMNDAVAEPVVYMMDRYVVGGFYRVHAERGVDESLNAPGSSYVPLAFAESTHLPQPGIKPGASAPNRFYMYGVIGRLAMLAASYELEATDPEAEQYS
- a CDS encoding glutamate-5-semialdehyde dehydrogenase; the protein is MNATNITEYTHALGSQAKVASALMARAQSATKNVALRTLARLLRENTAALQVDNAKDIERAMANGLSAPMVDRLKLTPKVLETCAQGCEQLAAMADVIGEIIGMKQQPSGIRVGQMRVPIGVFGMIFESRPNVTIEAASLSIKSGNACILRGGSEAIDSNKALAKLVQQALVESGLPADAVQLVQTTDREVVGQLIAMPQYVDVIIPRGGKGLIERISRDAKVPVIKHLDGNCHVYVDDPCDIAMAVKVADNAKTNKYSPCNAAEGLLVARGAAAEFLPLIGAVYAAKGVEMRCDPEALAILKQKVPLAPMGSAQAAIKPGAILEPKLVPAQESDWFEEYLAPIISIKVVEGIDEAIAHINQYSSHHTDAILTRDHMHAQRFLREVDSASVMVNTSTRFADGFEFGLGAEIGISTDKFHARGPVGIEGLTSLKYVVLGDGEVRV
- a CDS encoding ankyrin repeat domain-containing protein — translated: MNKFVFFCMAALITFTLNAQTLGEAVLRGDGEKIRELLQKGEDPNQKNAFGVSLFFSACFAAPKSAIELLLANGGDPAGVSPVNGQTPLMLVIRRFGDSQLVDAFLAKKVNVNISAKDGWTALMDAVNKEDAPLPLVKKLIAAGANVQAKTRNGETALFWVTHPQMVDFLLENGIAVNDLDSEGTSALLFATQYGRMDVMNALIQRGANVNVQNKRGESPLLLALKSEGTSTVGDFGLTTMLLDVGADAKAINASGQTTLMYAVGEGDIGQGRKEVRGFVIKKLLEKGANVNAQTHGGVSALMIASGKGNTNAVRLLMDSGANPNQFDGDGATPLMWAAGSFNMTAFREIAALLLSAGADARHKRMDGKTVFDLLDETSKVELQKLVSQRS
- the holA gene encoding DNA polymerase III subunit delta, giving the protein MQIGANQLTNHLQRGLKSLYTLHGDEPLLQQEALDAIRAVAREQGYTERTSHTVAGAHFDWSEVLAAGGSLSLFADKQIVEIRIPSGKPGKDGSVALQQLAVAAQGNDTLLTIVLLPRLDKMTKSSAWFGALDGNGVTLEVSPVERNALPTWIAQRLGAQGQRVEPGEQGQRTLQFFADRVEGNLLAAHQEIQKLGLLFPAEANGGVLTFEQVESAVLNVARYDVFKLSEAVLAGQAQRVQRMLDGLQAEGEAEVLVHYTLAEDIRALKRVKDAIAEGRPLPMALRENRIWGPRERLFERVLPRLSESKLAELLQSAHVVDGIVKGLKQPDWPTTGWQALHRLALQLCGLCAVAPAGAGNFQNRSR
- a CDS encoding arginase yields the protein MNARVLHLIGAEVGEGASDGGCKWGAAALREHGIAQGLAATGRTVTWGESVTAQPRLATSRLGAIEAFSGELATAVEKVLHLGQQPLVVGGDHSCAVGTWSAVAETLRPQGTLGLIWIDAHLDAHTPDTSDSQAPHGMPLAALLGHGSEGMTGLYGWRGKLLPQNVVVIGARSYEPAEVDLLAQLNVRVMFMPEVLERGFAACFEEARQRVQASTAGWGISFDLDGLDPLDAPGTGTPVETGIRLADALQVLAGCSQDPSFVAMELTEYNPLRDFGGRTAQAATQLVCAALAPAASTLELAA